One part of the Rutidosis leptorrhynchoides isolate AG116_Rl617_1_P2 chromosome 1, CSIRO_AGI_Rlap_v1, whole genome shotgun sequence genome encodes these proteins:
- the LOC139858478 gene encoding uncharacterized protein, whose amino-acid sequence MDDVWKDISSLPSLHHPTTTNHFQDFFPPAVTGPTIHHPAPRSPPPQQPPLTTMLSLSTSGNSSGHDHEPPHNNINININTNLITGVCSSHVVERSSPEQYNEKFKRLMKNRESAARSRARKQARTDQLEQEVLRLTKENIKLKRLQKELCSVSNVHLSKDTKLHRTRSASF is encoded by the exons ATGGATGATGTATGGAAAGACATCAGCAGCCTTCCATCACTGCACCACCCCACCACTACCAATCACTTTCAAGATTTCTTTCCTCCGGCTGTCACTGGTCCCACCATCCACCACCCTGCACCACGGTCACCACCTCCACAACAACCACCGCTAACCACCATGTTAAGTTTGAGTACTAGTGGCAACTCATCAGGACACGATCATGAACCaccacataataatattaatattaatattaatactaatttaataACAGGAGTATGTTCATCTCATGTAGTTGAAAGATCTTCACCTGAGCAGTATAATGAAAAGTTTAAACGCTTGATGAAGAATCGCGAGTCAGCTGCTCGATCTAGAGCTAGAAAACAG GCTCGTACAGATCAATTGGAGCAAGAAGTTTTAAGATTAACGAAAGAGAATATTAAACTCAAAAGGCTGCAAAAAGAG TTATGTTCCGTCTCCAATGTTCACTTATCCAAAGATACCAAGCTTCATAGAACTAGAAGTGCCTCCTTTTAA